Proteins co-encoded in one Arachis stenosperma cultivar V10309 chromosome 7, arast.V10309.gnm1.PFL2, whole genome shotgun sequence genomic window:
- the LOC130940697 gene encoding geraniol 8-hydroxylase-like codes for MNSNSSTLFISSLFEQNIAIEESKAHILLLFPTQYSRLPMSLIITALFFTCIVTKFLRTLSLHANTTKQNFKNLPPGPSFLTMMQNLVEFCNKPQQTLAKLAKLHAPDIMLLKLVQSSTTIIISSPNIAKEVLQTNDLLFSDRTVPTIVTAVDHHNYSLPFLPVCPLWKDLRKICNEQLFSTKVLDASQGLRRKKLLDLLNDMQKYGLTGEAVDVGRAAFRACINFLSYTFVSEDFVESVENDKDEYKDIVSTLLKLSGTANVVDVFPVLKVFDPQGLQRNTANYITMFFHRLDKLIDKRLKLREEGDNYVTNNDMLDTLLDISHQDSEKMDREKIKHFLLDLLVAGTDTTAYGLERAMTELLHNPKAMSKAKQELEQIIGKGNPIEESDVAKLPYLKAIIKETLRLHPPAPLLLPRKAKVDVEISGYTIPKGARVLINAWAIGRNPNIWEDANLFLPERFLGSNIDVKGRDFQLTPFGSGRRICPGSPLAIRMMHVMLGSLVNSFDWKLENNIKHEDMDMDQPLRAIPVALNI; via the exons ATGAATTCAAATTCATCAACATTATTTATTTCTTCACTTTTTGAGCAAAATATCGCAATTGAGGAGTCAAAAGCTCACATCCTCTTATTATTTCCAACGCAATATTCTCGCTTGCCCATGTCACTAATAATCACTGCCCTTTTCTTTACGTGCATTGTCACCAAATTTCTTCGCACATTATCACTTCATGCAAACACCACAAAACAAAACTTCAAGAACCTTCCACCGGGACCTTCCTTTCTTACCATGATGCAAAACCTTGTTGAGTTTTGCAATAAGCCACAACAAACACTAGCCAAGCTTGCTAAGCTTCATGCCCCAGACATAATGCTTCTAAAGCTTGTTCAATCATCAACTACCATAATCATATCTTCCCCAAACATTGCCAAAGAAGTCCTACAAACCAATGATCTGTTGTTCTCAGATCGAACAGTTCCAACTATTGTAACCGCTGTCGATCACCACAATTATAGCTTGCCCTTCTTACCGGTTTGTCCACTTTGGAAAGATCTaagaaaaatatgcaatgaACAATTGTTCTCCACCAAGGTCCTCGACGCGAGTCAAGGCCTTAGGCGCAAGAAGCTTCTAGATCTTCTTAACGATATGCAAAAATACGGCCTAACCGGAGAAGCTGTTGATGTTGGGAGAGCGGCTTTTAGGGCATGCATAAATTTTTTGTCCTATACTTTTGTGTCTGAGGATTTTGTTGAATCTGTGGAGAATGATAAAGATGAGTACAAAGATATTGTTTCTACTCTCTTGAAACTATCAGGAACAGCAAATGTGGTTGATGTTTTTCCGGTGTTGAAGGTGTTTGATCCACAAGGACTTCAAAGGAACACTGCTAATTACATTACCATGTTTTTTCATAGACTAGACAAGTTGATTGATAAACGGTTGAAGCTAAGAGAAGAGGGGGATAATTATGTCACAAACAATGACATGCTGGACACGCTTCTTGATATTTCTCATCAGGATAGTGAGAAGATGGATAGAGAAAAAATCAAACATTTTTTACTT GATCTACTTGTTGCGGGAACAGACACCACTGCATATGGATTAGAAAGAGCAATGACTGAATTACTTCATAACCCAAAGGCCATGTCAAAAGCCAAACAAGAATTAGAACAAATCATTGGAAAGGGTAACCCCATCGAGGAATCCGATGTTGCTAAACTGCCATACTTAAAAGCCATAATAAAAGAGACACTGAGATTGCATCCACCAGCTCCACTTTTGCTCCCAAGAAAAGCAAAAGTTGATGTTGAAATCTCAGGTTACACAATCCCAAAGGGTGCAAGAGTTCTAATAAATGCATGGGCTATTGGTAGAAACCCTAATATATGGGAAGATGCAAATTTGTTCTTGCCTGAGAGGTTTTTGGGGTCTAATATTGATGTTAAAGGAAGAGATTTTCAACTCACACCGTTTGGTAGTGGGAGAAGAATTTGTCCCGGTTCACCACTTGCTATTAGAATGATGCATGTGATGTTGGGATCATTGGTCAATTCTTTTGATTGGAAACTTGAAAACAATATCAAGCATGAGGATATGGACATGGATCAACCCCTCCGAGCTATTCCAGTTGcactaaatatataa
- the LOC130940045 gene encoding uncharacterized protein LOC130940045, protein MSFPTPNNDENVAGAVSGILDILDQMATRGRGHGRARGRNQSEEHEMNANNPVNFMAALQNLADVMQATAEALGQQMNNNQNSGNGENRTQGPITLATFLKVNPPKFKGTTSPTEADTWFQAIERALQVQLVPEEHHIEFATYLLTRKASHWWQGTRRLIQQGNDPITWDAFQEEFYKKYFPNSAKMAKELELLQLKQGTMSISEYTDKFEELFRFSHMCQGASRDFEEWKCIKYEGGLRSDILSSIGSFPNS, encoded by the coding sequence GACCAGATGGCGACTCGTGGGCGCGGTCACGGTCGAGCGAGAGGTAGGAATCAATCTGAGGAACACGAGATGAATGCGAACAACCCCGTGAACTTTATGGCAGCGTTGCAGAACTTGGCTGATGTTATGCAGGCCACTGCTGAGGCACTTGGACAGCAGATgaacaataatcaaaatagtGGAAATGGCGAAAATAGGACTCAAGGTCCAATAACATTGGCGACCTTCTTAAAAGTCAATCCGCCAAAGTTTAAGGGAACTACTAGTCCAACTGAGGCCGACACTTGGTTTCAAGCTATAGAGAGAGCACTGCAAGTACAGCTGGTGCCTGAAGAGCATCACATCGAGTTTGCCACTTACTTGCTCACTAGGAAAGCGTCACATTGGTGGCAGGGAACCCGACGTCTCATACAGCAAGGCAATGATCCGATCACCTGGGATGCCTTCCAGGAggaattctataagaagtacttccCGAATTCTGCCAAGATGGCCAAAGAACTAGAGTTACTGCAGCTGAAGCAGGGAACTATGTCTATATCCGAGTATACGGATAAGTTTGAGGAGTTATTCAGATTCTCTCACATGTGTCAAGGGGCCTCGAGAGACTTCGAGGAGTGGAAGTGCATCAAGTATGAGGGAGGACTTCGGAGTGACATTCTGAGCTCCATAGGGTCTTTTCCAAACTCGTGA